One Carya illinoinensis cultivar Pawnee chromosome 5, C.illinoinensisPawnee_v1, whole genome shotgun sequence genomic window, TCTTTCTATGGTTTGTAATCTCTCTGCATATGcgtctcttcctctcttttctcaCGTTCGTAATACTCGTAACGCTTGGCTGCGTGGATTGGATCTTGTATCCGAGCAACCCAATGAATACTGAAGCTCAGGAATAGTTTCTTcgagttttttaataaaagagagTACCTGTGTGTCTCGTAgtctttaataaaatttatgtcGAATCCGATTAATTAGATctcaattttatatttaaaaattagtgaAAACACAAGGAGGTTTTTCCATCTTGTCTGATtatttttcaacaatatttatccagtaatattttaatagaatgtAAGCCAAACTcccttttaaaatattaaattcaataatttatttttgtagttcAAGGATATTTTTTACTAATGAGAATTTAATAGAATGTTTGTActtattttccattttcttgatgAGAAACGTCTCGTgcatttttaaagatattttttttttaattgataaaatagcATTATGGATTGGCAGTATCGAGAACCACTCTATGTGACTCTAGCACTGTCTTTTTCTGGATAGTCTTAAGTGCTGTTTGGCCAtttgaatttttcatctcaaacataaaattctcatcttatcattataattttttcaaatctctatataaaatataataaataattcaactttttcttaattttttcaaatctcaaaataataataatattaaaatataatattttagtatttaatcttaaaactcaaaattctcatctgaaaatTCTCAGTGACCAAGCAGAACCTGTAATCCAAAAAATTATACCAATAAATATAAGTTTTAGAGAAAATATCTACTACATCATAAATCTTATTAACATAAATTCACgattattatttctaaattaaGTATTTTACATTAATGATGATAATACATTCAACACAAATTATTAGAAGCTgacttattaataaaaatattttaaaaaaaaaagtagtaaatgGAATGTTAAAACTTAGAGAAATACTTGTTGCAGTTGACAGATGCAGTCGGCGGCGTGCAGTTGgttgtaaaaaaatgaattaatacgggacctacatgaaaaaaaaattatttttataacttttttttatttatgtaggtcccctgaatctaaaaaaaaaatttataatttttttttatttattctgtacAATTGATTGCACGTCAACTACATTTatcgactgtatgtagcaaaaccgTAAAACCCATATGGTAGACCGGAGGCCTAGAAGTCCCAAATTGAGGCTTTTGAATTTGAgccattatattataaatatgttcTGAGTTGGCGCATTTGAATTGGAAGAAGAATCATTTCCTATCTAATTAATGGGGCCCGCCCGTTGTCTATCATCGAAGACAACACCTTAAACAAAACTTTTATTGGTAAGGAAGATTTCTATTGGGTAATCACCAAAATGTTCTAAGAGATTACGTCTGCCTAAATCCCTAATTTCTTTTTACTTGTAAAAGTCACCCCAAAGTGTGAAattcttttttatgaaaattagaTATATAGCAAATGATCTGACATGTTACCAAATTCCTATTTTAAGTCACCTGAAATTTTAGATGCTATGTGATATCATTGATCTCCACCTATTTGACCTTCTTATATAGAGATTAATAGAGTATgttatttagtattttttttcttaaattacataacatttagtataaaacaaaaattttatatacaatcatttttatatattttagttatgTGATTGGttatatcactttttttttaaatgactgtatgtaacagaatattaaaatacatgaaatagATCTTAAATGCACAACCAAGTTTCTAAGACCACTTCACACATGTTTATTTAGTTCACTTTATAccctaaattatttttgtatgaaaattataaaagataGAAATGAATGACCCTTTTGAAACATTATACTTGTACGGTTTGAATgaattttgtcattttatttggTGCATACGtgcatgagtttttttttttttttccctctctccttGTAACTAATATGTACTGAATAAATGTTAGTTGAAATGAGAGTCTCGAGTCCATAAGAAGTTGTCACTTTGCCAAGAgataactattaaaaaagaaatgatacttGCAGTCGTAAGTGTGTAAGTAccgcataattattttaaaaaatttgaataaatacaagactcacatgaaaagtaaattaattttttaatagtaaaattcaCTTTTGTTCAATATAATTAATACACGACACTTGTACActttacgactgtatgtaatattattcttattcaaaattcatCTATAACTTAGAAGCATTGCAGATAGAATTTCATATTACATCTTTATAGAATAGATAACTAGGGTTTATAGTACTGAAGATGAATACATTTTGGACGTTCAATTTATCAAGGTTTTTGCGCTTTAAACTCTAAACTACCAAAATTGACGCATTGGACCTCGAAGCAGTTAAGTTTGACAGGTACAATATGTTAGTTTGCGATTTGATATTTAATAGGTGGGATATGTTTGTTTGGGGGTGTAAAGTGCAAAGATTTTGATATTTGAGggagtaaaatttaattttctcctTACACTAATTCAATTATAAATAAAGACTCTTAACATATAATTTAATCAAAATTCATAAACTTTTCAAGCATCTAAAAACAaaccaaataataatagaattattctatatacaatcatttttgtgtactctttATTAATAGGAGTTAGTCTACATACAGTCTCTATTTGAGAACTACTCATGCAACACGCACATCCAGTCTCATTGATAAATGAggataaaagggaaaaaaatatcattttaaaaataatattattgtaattttaaaatttttttaaacataattacATGGGCTTGCATGAGCAGTCTTCAAATAGGAATTGTATGTAGACCAAttctaaaaaaatgatgtagtcaatcacatcaatgaAATGTACAGAAGAGTACAAAAAcgtgactgcacatagaattttttattttatataaacaaaaaagtGACACAACTAATCACTTTAGTAAAGTacataaagaatatgaaaaaatgattgtacatgaaatttttgataataatatgaaaaaccAAGGAAACTAACCGAAGTTTtagatataaatatttagaCAGGGGGTAGAGTCCATGCATCCAAGTAGACATAGGTAGCCCCCCCATATATATAGAATTGAAGACTATATAAGATTTGGAAATGACAGGAAAATATGGCATCCATTTTGGTCCCCACTGGATCACAAGGAGAATGTGACCCACTACTAACCCCTCAAAGTCACAAACTCCTCATCACACATGCTCTTCCAAACTCCTTATTGTTTGTGACCTTCCGATTATGATAACACTTATTAGTAAGacattaagagagagagagagagagagagagagagagagagagagagagagagagagagagagcaaaaaggaaaaacaaggaATTGTGGCTTGGGGATGTTGATGTTTAATAAGAAAGGGGGAAGCAGCGGCACCCTGATTCAATAATTTGGCCAAAGTccaaacaagaagaaaagaaaagtggcTTTAATGGAAAGGGCCATCCATGAGCATTAGCCATTAAGTAAAGATTAGAGCAAATGATTCAATGGGATAAGACTTAAGAGAGGTTGAGAAGGAAAGCAGAGGTGGAGAAATTTTTACTTAGTGGTAGGGTAGGATGCCCTTATCAACTTGCTTACTCTACACCATGGTTTATGACTAACCACAATTTGGCTTAGTTTACaccaattatttaatatttctctctctctctctctctctctctctctctctctctctctctctctctcctcccttcctttttcttctacAACCcaaccatatttaaaaaaaaaaaaaaaccaaaatagtGGCACTTGAACGTTTCAAAATtcgattatatattaaaaggtAGCTAAAAATGTGCTTAAGTCCATGTTATACACAAAAGAAAATGGATTTTTGCTTGAATATTATCATCTCCCAAAGGAGGAAGTAAATcagtaacttttattttttggggtaaaagaaagaaaatcccaattaaATTGAGGATTAAAGATGATGACCCGAATAaataatgggaaaaaaaatcctAATATGGGGTTAAGGGTCAGTAGTATTAGGcctataaaagtaaataaataaaaacaaaatcccCTCAAGAACCTTAAAAAGGCCCACACCGCGACtctgcccctctctctctctctctctctctctctctctccccttccctTCTTCCCTCTCTTTATCTCTTTACTTCCTTAATCCCTCTCTCCCTCCATAATAGATGATGAACTGACCCCCTCCCTTTAAACGCCGTAACGTACTCCTACCATAAACGGCGTTATTTCCAACAAGGTCGTCTATTTAAGCCACGTGTCTTCAAAAAAtcgaattttctttttcatttttttgtgtgGGTTTTTGTGAATCTGCAATGGCTTTGGAGCGGCAATTAATAAGCCTCGCTCAAAATGGCGCTGACGGCGAGGTAGACGGCGTTAGTAACGGCGTTGAGACCAGGCCAACGTCCGTTGACGGCGACAAAACGCCGAGACTCCCCCGTTGGACGAGGCAGGAGATTCTGGTGCTTATTCAGGGAAAGCGGGTCGCGGAGACCCGGGCGAGGAGGGGTAGGACCGCCGGATTGCCTTTCGGGTCGGGCCAGGTGGAGCCGAAGTGGGCCTCGGTCTCTTCTTACTGTAAGCGGCACGGGGTGAACCGGGGACCGGTCCAGTGCCGAAAAAGGTGGAGTAACCTGGCCGGAGACtacaagaagatcaaggaatgGGAGTCTCAGGTGAAGGAAGAAACGGAGTCATTTTGGGTGATGAGGAATGATTTGAGGAGGGAGAGGAAGCTGCCAGGGTTTTTTGACAAAGAGGTTTATGACATATTGGACTCCGGGTCGGGTGTCGTTCCGGAGAATCCGGGTCTAGCTTTGGCTCTTACTCCTGCTCCTGCTCCGCCCCCAGGCCCTACGGCTGAGGACGTGGATGAGGGAGGTGGCTTGTTTGATAGTCGGCGAAGCGCCGTGGCGGATGAAGGGTTGTTCTCGGATTTCGAGCATGAGGAGGATTCGGGTCAGAGCCCCGAGAAGGTGAAGGAGGTTCCGGTTCCTGCTCCTATGCCAATTTCTGGTAATTTGGAGTTTAATTTTATTGGGGTGGTCTGAAATTCTGAACTTCTATTGGGTTTGCGgaaccaatattttatttttctttttttcaaaaaacgtAATCTTTCTGtggatttttttcccttttgtcaACGGTTCATTTTGTTTAGTTTCTCAGTATCTTCTTTTTGTTACATTTTGAGGAAAGTTTGTGTATTGCGAATTTGGGTTTAATTCTTGGAAATAATGATGGTGTTGAAGAAGTGCTTAATTGTCTAGGAAAAACTTTTGCTGGAATTTTCACGTGTTTTTCATTTCCGTTTCACAGAGAAGCAGTACCAACCAGTACCACCAGGCTCTCAAGGTCAAggtaaacaataataataataaaataatgctcCAAGTGGTTTTCATAAAATAGATGACAATTTTGACTTTGTGGGGAAAACTGAAACTGCTGTCCAACTCTAATTCACACACGGTTTGGGCTTCACTTCATATGTTTTTGGACTTtaaattgagttgagataaaagttaaaagttaaataaaatattgttaaaatattatgttttaatattattattattttaaaatttaaaaaggttaaactgtttattatattttatgttggaatttgaaaaaattataatgattagataaaataagttgagatgagttgaagtGGGTTGAGATCCAAACTGGATGTTTTGAGCCATATGTCTTATTAACTaatgaacatatttttttttcaataacatTAATGTAGTCTGCTGACAATTTGTCCCTCTCGCTTATAAGGGAATTGATAACATAATGATCAGCTGAGTGAAGTGAAAACTGAAAATTGTGAAATCACGTGGATATTTGGTTCTGATGTGTGAGCCTGATGACAAGGTTCGCAGTCTAGAATTGTGTATATCATTTTGTCTGTTTTTTGGTTTCCAGTTTATCCCTTTGTCCTGCTTGGCATGATGAACTcgttaaataataaatacttcAGCTTTGCACAAACTATCGTGCTCATATTGAATTTATATCCTGTAATTGAAGGCCTGCTTGAATTAAGTTTTAATTGTGTCTCGAAGTTGTAGCCTTTTGGAATTAGCTGAAACCCATAACTCCCCATGTATACCGTGTACCATTATCATAGATTCAGTTCATTGCAACCATTAGTATATCAAGGCAAGCTGGTTGATTAAGGATTAGTCTTAGTTTCCAATCTTGTTGAAAAATTCACGACTCTCATCAGATTCATAGCCCCTTGTTGCTTTCTGattttcctttgtgcttgtgacTGATAATCTGTTAATTTGTTGAGAGAAATATATTTTGTACTCTCAAATTGTCAGAAGTTTGCCACTTTGCACCTGAAACCGCTAAGATTGATTCATTATATTATACTAAAAATTGATGCTTTGCACCATTCCTTAAGACCTGACTGTCATCTCACCTAtttttcatccatcttaatGGTAGAATCAAACAATGGTGTAAAGTGTCAGTTTTTGTAGCTTTAGAGTGCAATTTGTGAGTTTTGATAGTTTGGGTTCACTTCTTGTTGAGGGTGGAAAGCGTATTTTTCCCAAATTAAGTACTACAAGGAAATATTTGTCAATAAAGCAATGCTGCAACATAATTGAGAACCACTTTGAGGTTCATATATTATGCAGAATTCAGGTATCAGATGTCTAATGCCATCCATCTCTGATCTGTCAGTCCTTTCTCTCACGACTTGCCTTCTGGTTTAGATCACATGATTGCGTCTGTCTTGTGTGAGATACAAATCTCTGTTTTGGTGGCGTTCTTCTTTCTTGTATATTTTAGTGTTACATATCTGTGACAGCTCCGAATTTGTAATGCTAAGAAAACCTTTCTATGGAAGTAAAGCTATATGTTGTTCAGACACACGTTGTTCGGCTGCAGGAACCACAAATGAGAAACAGCCCGCCTCAAATCCTGAGATAGGTTCTACTTCTCAAGAGGGAAGGAAGCGGAAAAGGTTTGCAACAGAAGAAGATGAGGAAACAATTAGTCTGCATAATCAGCTGGTTGACATACTGGAGAGGAATGGAAAAATGCTGGCTTCTCAACTTGAAGCTCAGAATGCAAATTTCCAACTGGATCGGGAGCAGCGGAAAGATGATGTTAATAGCTTGATTGGTGTTCTCGGTAAGCTTGCAGATGCTTTAGCAAGAATTGCAGACAAGTTGTAGCGAAAGGAGAACCTGAAAATGCTGTGTACATAGTGATAGTTACTCTCCAACACACCCATAGATAATAGCTGAGGCAGATCGAAGAGACCGGTCACGAGATTTCTAGATGAcgttcaaatatatttttcttgattcttcttttccttctttataaATCTTCCTTATTTTCCACTTTTGGTGGACTATTACTGCAGTATAGATCCTTCCATTCAAAGGCATTGATTAGAGAAAACTTCCCGAGTTCACCCCCACATTTCTGCTGCGTTTCTGTAATATAGCTCCAGTTTTATATGGATATAGAGTTTATTGATCTTTCAGTGGTTGTAGAGTTTACTGATTATAAAATAAGCTTCATAAAGGTTCGTGTTACTTCATTTCGTCTTTTGTCATCTCCTTGTTATGTGCGTTAATGGTAATTGCTGAGCATGCATGCAATCATGCCTCGCATGTTTGAATCTGGAAATTTCATCACGTTGTATTGACGTTAATTGTTGACACTCAAACGCATGTTATTACGTAAAAATTTTGTTATCTGGaaacaaagtttttttttttctgtaggaccgaaaaggaaaaagtttcaatttaatagaaaattttagaaccaaaaagaaaaaaaaaacagccatCACAAAATGACTGGTTACCCCTAGCTTATAATGAATGTATCGATCAAAtctttataatctttttaaaattttaaataaaatataataaataattcaatttttttaaataataaaataaaaattatacttttaaaataatattttattcaatttttaacttaaatatcATCACATCAACTCAATTCACCGTCTAAATCGCCCTTAATTGAtctcaacaattttatttcccCTATTATTTTCATATTCGTAACATGATAGCACCGATGCAACTCACTTTGCCAATAATTAGCATTCATAATCCCATTTATCCCATGCATgtccattaaaaaaaagtaaaatttattttgaaaaaaattatcatttttataataatttgtgttttttttttttttaaaataaactgTACGAAATTTGTATGTCCAAaatttatatctaacattactcattaAGAAAATCTTATGGCAATATTAACTTTCAGGGAAAAGCTCACGGACAAAAATTCTTATTTCCAAGGGGAACCCATCAAGGGCAACCATAGCGCGCAGCAGAGCTCACATGCAACTAAGGTGACACATTATAGATACATGCGACTTTGGGAAGATATGCTAAGAACTAAGAAGATATGGCAATCATATCAGACAACACTGAATGCATAAATGTGGCTCTTGGGTAGAACCATTGCTGTCTGAAGCATAAAGATAAATTAATTGCAGTTTGTCAAATTCAAACtccattactatatatatatataatctatagtTTGTGGGTTGAATAGATAattcatttacttttttttttttttttggttgaaatcTGTAATGTGGTGTTTACTCCCACCCAAATAAGAGTATTGCAATCATGAATCACGGTATGTGTTTGATTATTGAGCAGTTAAAGTTCAAGTAATAAAACAGATTCCAAAAGATATGAGATTTATGAATGAAATCTGACGCGTACCTTCCATCATCACCTAAGCCGGTCCGAACTCCGAAACGTTAGATTAACCTCGAGAAAGAATCATGGTCGACATCCGACCTCGATTTCGTCTGAAACTTCCAAGTTCCAACCAGGATTTTAGGAAACCGACAGCGTCCCTCTATCTGCTACATTTTTGTTTCTGATTGATCCTCGTCCATATTCCGTTGCACCAACTTCATGTCGAGCTTCCCCAGATCAGATGCAATTCCGTCAGGTAgcatttcataaaaattaatattctcgAAACTTATCACGAGGAAGTGAGAGACCCGAAGACCTTCTCCACTCGGATTCAGAAAGCTGTCGTCTATATGAGAACGTCATTGTAATTTTGAGGCCTACCGTTCGCGTGAACGAGCCAACACGGCAGTGCACACCGCACGTCATCGCTTGTGGGTATTTTATGGTTTCCACTTCCCGCGGGGTGGGTTGGTATTTGGCATTCTTCTTGGGCCCAGCAAGGCCTTTGTTTAGAATCAGATCGGACCCAAGTGTTTAGGAGCCCACTTCTCATTTTGTgggtatttaaatagtttttcgTTTGTCTCAAAAGTTtagtttaataaattaaaattttatgaaatttgcgTACGGAACCTCTAATCTTATATTATGATTAATTCATTTcgaatgttttaaattttaaatagaattcATTGAAAATTAACTGAGAGAATGAGAAATTATCCCTCatctatatagaaaaatgaattGTACAATTTGAGATCATGTGTAAGTTTTACATGctgactttaaaaaaattaagtaaaattgagagttatatgaaaattttaattttttaaaagtgaattttactttctttataatttatatactcTAAGTCCCGGTTTGGATATAAGAAGTTtttattctcatcttatcttaatatTGCAACTTtatcaaaatttcatataaaatataataaataatttaattttttaaaaaattttaaaacaataataatattaaaaataatattttaacaatatcttatctaatttttaatttttattttaactcatctcaacgAATTATTTATATGCAACATTATCCTTTATATTACTCCTCCTAATGCTTCTAATCTTAAGAATTGTACTCCCTTTAATTcaactttaataaaaataagattaaaaaaataaatacaaacaaacaaacaaaacaccAGTCAACAGTTTGGcaagcttgtttttttttttttttcctaatgaCACAGCAATGAACATTTGCTCATCGAACAAAACATCAACATCAATCAACCTCTGAATTCGCAATCGAATTTTAATTCAAGGGAAGAAAGccaatctctctttttattattttcgaaAATAGTTATTTATTCCCTTATCAGGGATTGTAGCCTTTGTCTTGGTAGGTAAGTGTACTGTCCGAAGAAGTAAGCATCTCACACTGCCGTCTTAAGCGGGAAGTATGAGATTAAACTAAAAGCAACTTCTTCGCTCCTAAGTCCTAAGAGGAAAAGCAAAGACAAAATGTTTGGCTTTAGCTCCTCGTTCATATGAGGTGTCTCTATCTGTCGGTTCTTTAcagtttcttcctttctttttaaatttttcctattttccttctctgtttttttctttgtttccttCTCATACTGAATAGTTTATTCATTATTGTAATTTGCACATCTACTGATTTTTTTGGTCTACACTGAATCTATGGGTCTTGGTTGTCGGTTAATGCTTCGCACGTGCTGTCGAGTTCCCGTGatacattaaaaaattcaaatgctATGAATATACAATCACATTATTCTTGAAAGATTAAgggtaattaataaaattaaagtattgTCTTCCAAAAAACATATAATCTCTTATGTCGAGCATGCGCGTGTATTATGCCGAGCATATGCATGTAAAAATGGtaagagaaatattataattacaaaataattatataaaaataatcttacaaattaatattactTGATATGatttgttagattgtaaagttatttttattataaaacagatTCAACGAATCACATGAAACTGTTAAAAACAAATAGCAAATAGAGA contains:
- the LOC122311206 gene encoding trihelix transcription factor ASR3-like isoform X2, which codes for MALERQLISLAQNGADGEVDGVSNGVETRPTSVDGDKTPRLPRWTRQEILVLIQGKRVAETRARRGRTAGLPFGSGQVEPKWASVSSYCKRHGVNRGPVQCRKRWSNLAGDYKKIKEWESQVKEETESFWVMRNDLRRERKLPGFFDKEVYDILDSGSGVVPENPGLALALTPAPAPPPGPTAEDVDEGGGLFDSRRSAVADEGLFSDFEHEEDSGQSPEKVKEVPVPAPMPISGTTNEKQPASNPEIGSTSQEGRKRKRFATEEDEETISLHNQLVDILERNGKMLASQLEAQNANFQLDREQRKDDVNSLIGVLGKLADALARIADKL
- the LOC122311206 gene encoding trihelix transcription factor ASR3-like isoform X1, whose product is MALERQLISLAQNGADGEVDGVSNGVETRPTSVDGDKTPRLPRWTRQEILVLIQGKRVAETRARRGRTAGLPFGSGQVEPKWASVSSYCKRHGVNRGPVQCRKRWSNLAGDYKKIKEWESQVKEETESFWVMRNDLRRERKLPGFFDKEVYDILDSGSGVVPENPGLALALTPAPAPPPGPTAEDVDEGGGLFDSRRSAVADEGLFSDFEHEEDSGQSPEKVKEVPVPAPMPISEKQYQPVPPGSQGQGTTNEKQPASNPEIGSTSQEGRKRKRFATEEDEETISLHNQLVDILERNGKMLASQLEAQNANFQLDREQRKDDVNSLIGVLGKLADALARIADKL